Below is a genomic region from Erigeron canadensis isolate Cc75 chromosome 7, C_canadensis_v1, whole genome shotgun sequence.
TCATGGACATGTTGCTCACTAACATCATATTCCTTCATGTAGCACTGAATGCTAGAAGCAACATGCATTCTCTCTTGCTCTTCCTGAATTACCATtgaaattaaactttaaaactagCACCAGTCCATTATAAAAAGTGCagttcaaagaaaaaagaaaaatgaatatcgaagttaattaatatataattcatCCCCTCAAATGAAGTAACCTTAACGTAAGTAGCACCTAAATTTTTGAGGCTTGGTTTCATGCAtagttcttccaattcaaatatATAGCATAAGGTTTATGTGAGAActgttcacatatgaacatagtaATTATTATGTATAACTTAATTGATCTgtttatatgtgaacaaatttgttcACTTATACagtcacatatgaacatcaagttattatttaaaagttctcatggtttttCCGATCtaaatggttctcacatgaatctttactttatataatataactcttattttgagaaattttttttctctccaaaAGTCATGAAAACTCCtaaaatacatacacacacacaaatatatatatatatatatatatatttagcatGCATAAGATCGAGAAGAGTTGGATCTACCTTGTAGGTGACAAGATCATCCATTGTCCTACAAAGCACACAACAAGATTTGGCAAGGGGAGGCATAGTGAGAGCCCATTTGAATGTTTCATCCGTGATTATATCACCCATGGCGGCAAAACTTGCTATCAGGGTGAATTTGTATCCGCTACTAACAACTGTGATTTCTTTGTGCTCTTCCATTGTTGGTATATACCTTTCATTTGCCCATTTGGCTTCTTTCAAATAGCAGCCAACGTATTCCATCATCTGCAAATAACAAATTTTGACAAATTATGACTAGAAACCGTATCATTATTTCTCTTAAAATAAAGTAGAAACTTACACAAAATTTCTGATTTAAACCCCAAAAAGATACCTAACAATGTACTTAAGTGTAACAAACAAATACACAGATCATAACAACTGAAACTCATTAACAACTTACTGCTTCTCTAATATAGTTAAGATGATGTGCTTTTCCCATCTTTTTCAAAATCCCTTCCATATCTTCATATATATTCAAGAGCATTTGGTATACCAACTTCATTTTTTCTGGAAGACCCTCCAAGGATGTATATGACCACCTAAGAAGAACTTATTATCGGTAACTAAAGAATTTGACAAAACAAAGTTTCAGCTTTTAATTACTTCATTGTGGAGCTGTATTGACACATGAACACCCACAAGATAATTATGGCATCATTAAATATAGATAACACAAGTAATTCACATAATGAGGAGTTGAATTCATGATTTCAAGTCAATAACTAATTGCCGTAGGATAAAATTCTACTTATGAAACTTTAAGCGTAGCCACATATTATGGTGTTCACATAATCATTCTTTGTCATTGCTGGGTAACATATtttcttaaaacaaaaagtgtCAAGTCTTAAATAAATGAGGAATGTGAAAACGAACAGTGAGAAATTTTAACCGAAATTATTGTTAACTAGTTATGTTACCCGGGCTTTGTCCCGGGAGATATAACGttgctttaaaaaattttatacagGGGATATACATTCGtttgtttcttatttaaacGCGAGTCTGAATATTAACGTAAGATATAATAATCATTTACATGATCAATTCTATGAAGATGTGAAGAAATAAGAAAAACGAATGTTAGAAAAATGGACAATAGTCACAATGctaatttgacaaaaaaaaccGTCACGCCTATTAGAAAAAATAGACCTGATTTGCATCAGTTTTTGTAACTTTCTTCAGACGCTAAAATAGCATCTAATGATTGTTAACACCCGTTTGAGAAAAGAACCCGACTCCCTATTAGAAAGGAAGGACCTGATTTGCAACCGTTATTGTTACTTCTGTTAAACACCCAAAGAGAACTTAACGGCCATTAGCGCGtgttaaagttttttaaaacttttaaacgACGCGGACTAATATTGCAGGATTTTAAAGACAAGCCGGGGCTAATATTGCTAAAAATATGTTCAGCACGTAAATCAATTCACGCAATTAATATCTATATAGAGAATAATGATCCTTAACACGACCAACTTTTAACCGTATACCATCAAATGGTTATATAACATGTTGTAAGTTGTTGtacaatataattatattatacatatttgGTGGTGTACGGGTAAAAAGTATTGGTGTATAAATCATTACCCAATTACTACCTTTGAAGTGCTTCGGTAAACTTCACAAGTTCCTCATAGGTACCATAAGCATCATACGTGTCATCAAGAAGTGTTTCCATCGAAAGAATTTTTGCCAAGAACATTCTCGATTCAGAATACTGAGGCTCATAGTACACGCCTAATGACCAAAAGTAGCATTCAATTAGTCTATTTCTCGCATAAGATAAAATTGTAGGAACATCGAAGCCTTTCCACCACCTACAATATATAAAGTTTGGGTTAACTTTATTCTGAAACACTCAAAgcttaatttgttcacaaaGAGCATGTAGAATTCACTCATTcagtgttgtatatatatatatgttgagagagtatgtatatatatatggagaataAAGTGAATATATGAGTGTTAGATAAATAAGCTTAAGTATAGAACCtcttacatactaattttttaatatttattgtatgatatataaataattggCCCATGTCTTTTATGGACTAAAAAATCAAGATTAGGAATCTAACAGCTACATATTCCCgttcctcatatatatatatatatatagagagagagagaagggggggggggggggggggggtggatAGATAGTTATATGTGAATACATGGAAAGTTGGTAAAGTTCTTTCTTATGCAGCGATTGAAGAAGGTTGAACCCCAGCTTGGCAAGCTTTAGTAATGACTCATTGTGAGAAGCCTTTTGTTGGTAGAAAGGTATGTAGCGTAATGCCTCAAGTCTCGGCAATGTTTTATGAACCGGTCGTGCTAGAACTTCTTGTATGTGCGAAGAGATGATAGAGCTACTTATAAGAGGATCATTAGCTATGTCATTAAGCCGACTTTTTGTATAAGCAAGAGCATCATCTAATATTACTTCTTCAGGAACCCTTAGATATGCGGCTTCATACAAATCAAGTAACCCTTGAATATCATTTTCCAAAGGATCCTTAAAAGCTCCATCTTTGTCCTTGTAGCTGTTGAAGACATCTGTTAATTTCATTTCACCGAAGAGGCCGTTAGCTAGGTTCTTTTGCATATCATATAATCgatgaacatatatatacacacacgtatatatacatttatatacacGCATACTAACCACTTGAAACAAAATATCCATTTTGTCGCATGAGCCGAAACCAAATGGAAGGATTGTCGCCTTTCCAATGGTCACCATATGCATCATAGAAGTGCTGCAAGACTTGACCAATATCGTCTCTAAAGTAGTATGCAACACCCAGGCGTTGGATTGCATCAATCATTTTTAACAATTTCGCATGTTGTGTAGGAACGTTCAAAGTTtccaaaatttctttttttagtccTCCTTTCAATTCTTCTACTTGTTTTTCAAGCCCTGATAGATCTTCATCCTACATGTAAAAATAATAGCAACTATTAAAATTCTATTTTTGTTGTTACTAATACCCTAAATGCTCTTAAAATCACCTACACCAAAACTTCATCCCAAGAGACAATAGTCAGTACCAAGTGGCCAGGCTAAACCtcattggcaaaaaaaaaaaaaaaagaataatgggGGTACCCTAGTCCCGTTACCACAATTAGATACCCATCAATTCACACATATAAGCCATACAATGCCGATACAACAACGATCACATCATAATTCTCGCATGATCTGAGCATCCTGAAGGAACAAACCTGTGTCTTTAAAACTTCACATATGAGCCTAGACTTCATTAATAATTGGTACCTTAaagaaattgattttttttaccaaacataAATCAAACttgagaccttaaggtcaccaaGTGCTTCTCTTACTACTATTGTAATTAATATTGTAACTATAACGAAAATGATGGATTGAGCATTAATGATATGTTTACTTCAATTCATAGTTTATAACATTAAAATTAACGCTTACATAAATAAAAGGTTCTTATAATGGCATGTTGGTAATTGGTAGTTATTGAATTTGTAGTTAAAACAACcttaaaaaatgattaaataatatttatgcCTACCTCATAGGAAAGAAACTGGTCTCCCCAAACACTGGAAGGAAAGTTAGCAGTTGGGCGGACAACTTTTTCTGGTTTTAAAGACATCTTCCAATTGCgttaatatatattgattatgttgcttgGATTCGAAAAAGATTTATAATGAATTTATAGAGAAATCGAGGCGGATGTTGGTCAATTGTGGAACACATTCATTTTACACTTGCCATGTGCAATGCTGTATCAAATTACAGCATATGTTTTTTTATCGATGGGTTAAATGCGCCGTAATGCAGTTAATTAATCTCAAAAaattattgtgtgcacgaactctaggtttgttttattgtattcaggaaactgTTTAAGAGTctcatagtaaacaaaagttaccgGGTAAGAAGTTAGTCAGACACCATTTTCACGTTGGCCCGTTtactgcttacgtgacatgcacacaataactttttgggattagtttatgcatacaataaaaaaaatgatttacatATTATAAGTAGGAAACCGGTTTCATGTTTACTATAACCATCTTTTCAAGTTTACTGAATACAATAAAACAACCATAAAGTttgtgcacacaataactttttgtgaTTAGTTGAGTAAATTTCGGCGCACTTATCCCTTTATTGATTTTAAGGAAAATTTGACGTTTTTACTCCTTTGAAAATTAACATCTTAGTCTGTTTTGTTATATTCTGATAGTAACTTTTTTTACCGTCCTATTTTAATTGTCCAAATTTAACTTCTTAAGTATTCtatcttcaactttgaccgtaaatatttttgtttatattttataacatttgatataaagtatatgaatgaattgatttataaatatacttttcattaataTGAATTTCATTAACTAATgtataacataaacaaagatatttacggatAAAGTTTACAATAAaagacttaaaaaataaaactaagacATTTAAAATGAGACAGAGAGAGTATTCAAGACTACTATGTTAGTTGATATCgagattataaattttttccCCCTACGAGTCACGTTAGTAACTGATTAACAATCCCAAAATATCTTGATAGTCTTATCTGTAGGTTGATAAGAGATTTTGTTAGGAAACTTATTGGTTATTAAATTTTAGTTGTACATAACATAGACTGAATTAATGGGGAAAAAAAGTTGTTATGGTTATTAAATTTTAGTTGTCATTTAAGGttcgtcactaattttgtttagagacaaaaaaattatctttttggccactaattttgtttagtaaCCAAGTTTAGTAACCTTCTTTTTTGATGATAACTAAATAAGGTTATCAGTTACCAAATTTTAGTTGTCACTAAACAAGGTCGTCACTAATCGACATTGTTCTTGTAGTGAATTAATATCATAAATAGTTTTTTATCTTGATGTTGCCATAGAAAATTTAACGATACGTAAAATTTATAACGCGTATAAGGTGGCTGACACACATAAacgataaatatatattacaaaagcaTATCATAAATGTAAAAAGGTACAAAACGAAAAGCaaaagtcataaaaaaaaaaaaactaattaagaGGTATGaatcaactcttaaaataattatactaacATGTATTACATCAATTAACTAACCCACACTACTCTTCATCGCTGCCATCACCATACCACCACCACATGGTGGTAAAAGTTAGAAAACACCTAAAGTTTGTTATAAGAGctataaagttaaaaacaaatgggtgattaaagttgaaaaatcCAAGAGTCTGGTGGCAAATGTTAGAAACCcttaaagtttatataaatggtagaaagttaaaaaaaaaaaaaaaaaattgatggcCAAATTTGAAGAACTCAAAAACTTAGTGGTAAATTTTACTATAGCTAAGCAtgttttaaattgtttttgtgAACAACTAATTactttttatatgatattatttaGATTTCAAAAATCGGTGGATGGTTGGAGTTGACGATTACGGTAACAAGGAGGGTTATGTCTCAAAGGGTACACTTATCGTAGGGTTAGTGGTTACTTTTTATATGATATTgtttagattttaaaaatcGGTGGATAGTTGGTGTTGACGATTACGATAACAAGGAGGCTGTTGCCATTTTATTATGTCAGAAAGGGTACGTTTGTCGTAAAGTTAGTGGTTGTTGTagttaaaaggttaaatttAAAGAATAGGTGAGTTTGTGgctaaaacataaaattcaaaagttttatgGTAACAATAAGAAAGTAAAAAGGTTGTGGtaaacaaaaattgaaaaaagttATTTGTGGAAAAAATCACTATTTTGGAACTTTGTAACCAAAGcgtaaaattaaaaagttttgtGATAAGATTTAAAAAGTCATAAAACTTGTGTTAAAAGTTAGGTTTAGTGCACCATAATGTAACTAGCTATATTTGAAAAGTTATAGTGTACACAAACTTAAGTAAACCTTTACTTAATGcacaaacttagtaaaaatgttcaaatcatgtaacatGGTCAACATAGTagcccatatgagctgccacatcatgacttgcaaagtatttttttaaaacataccACGTGTAaagttttgattggtcggtcacaaaaagttgcataaattgaaaattttttaataagtttCGTGCATACAATGAAGGTTTACTTGAGTTCGTGCACACATTTAATTTTTCAGACATAGTTAGTTAAATTCCGGTGCACTTAaccctaaaaattaaaaagttataaaatttaaaaaatcaaatattaagaTTAAGGCTGTTGTAAGTCGTATATTACTTTATCTAATACTAATACTAGTccatttttaatgattttatttctAGATTAGAAAGTATGATTGGTTATATGTAGAGCTGAATAATGCATTTAAGGTGTATGATAAATTTATGTACAGATGACTTTCTataaatacatgtatatattatatcatatatttgatatttaatcCAATCAAATATTTTCCCTATTTCTCTCCTCATTCCAGTTTTCATATAGTCAAAGAAGCACTGCCAAGAAACCTAACCAATCCactctatatatattgtatgtcGATTTAATTACTAATGACTCATGTGTGTAAAAGTATATGACAGACTTTCTACATAAAATGTCCTTACaaaactttttcttatttttaatttcgtTCATCACTTTGATGATTCTTATTATACAGATAATATTTCCACTTGATCCAAAGAAGAAGAAACTAAACTTACCGCCCTCTCCAAGAAAGCTTCCAATCATAGGAAACTTGCACCAACTAAGCTCAAACCCACATCGTTCTCTTCACGCAATATCTCAAAAACATGGTCCAATTATGCTTCTTCACTTAGGGAGTGTACCCACTCTTGTGGCCTCTTCTGCTGAAGCAGCTCAAGAGATATTAAAAACTCAAGATTTGTCATTTTGTAGTCGACCTAAATTCACTATTCCTAGTATAATAACGTACGGGTGTAAGGACATAGCATTGTCTCCTTATGGTGAACATTGGAGGCAACTAAAGAGTATTGCAGTAGTACATCTTCTAAGTAATTCAAGAGTTAAGTCATTTCAAAAAGTTAgagtaaaagaaataagtcgAACAATTGACATACTTGAAAAAAGTTGTGGCTCGTtagttgatttaagtgcatTGCTTTTTTCACTTTCGAATAATATCATTTGTACCGTGGCCATCGGGGGGACGTATGATGGGTCGAAGCTCGTCAATTTATTGAATGAGTTCTTAGATTTGTTGATTGTGTTTAGTGTTGGTAGTTTAGTACCATGGCTAGGATGGATAGATCGAGTTAGTGGTGTAGTTGGAAGGGCGGAAAAAAATGCCAAAGAGTTTGATGAGTTTCTTGAAGGGCTTATTGAAGATCATGTGAACAAGAAAAGAAGTGGTGGTCACCAAAGTGACGATCAGGAGGAAAGTTTCATTGGTATCTTATTAGATGTCCAAAAGGATAACACgataaacttcaaaattcagAGAGATAGCATTAAAGCACTCATCTTGGTATGATTTCTCTAGTTCATCTTTAAGATAGTTAATTATTAAACCTAATGTTTGAGATAGAGATGACGATAGAGTTTAGCTACTCAAATAGGCATACTCCTTACATACCAAACAATCATGTGGGTTGACCATCAGCTAGGGAGGAGTTTTATGTAAAACATGTGGTCTTATTTAAATTCAAGTTTTGGGAAAAGAGTTTTCTTGTTCATCGAATATGCACGTAAGTCCAGTTAAAACAACATATGCTAGATCCAGTTAAAATAACATATGCTAGATCCAGTTAAAACAACATGCTAAATCTTCCAACAAGTAATTTACATATAGCTTAAAACTTAGAATTATTATAAATTCCTAGCAATGGTCCTATTTGTTTTCTTATGTTCATTactaattttaatttacatttaaacATACTCTATATGTAAGTTAATTTAATCATATGTCATGTAattcataatttataatttcaatttttttataaaaatttggccatgaacttatatatatagatcaaatgAGAAGATATCTTAAGAAAAGAAGGGAgataatgtttattttttattttttttagcttttttttttaaactctttttatttttttcacttttttcattctctctataattaattaattccatattaaaaattttaaagatatttttttttcaaagatgtagcccgtaagctatatgCGAAACCTCTCGatctatggcggagccatgatggctaagggcgaagcccgttaggtagatcacaccatcaccccctatgacctatcaccctctatgacatatcacacccatcagctaccctttattaatatccttaagggcgaagcctgTACCGTACTCTTACACATATAACTTACTAACTcgggttggaaaaaaaaatttaataaaaatttaattattttaaattttatttatggaTTGAGCTAATTAAAATAGGAATAAAGAtggtgaaaaaatgaaaaaaaaatcaaagaaacaagctaaaaaactttttaaaaatggatTTTCTCTCCCTTTTTCTCCTTAAGAAACTTCTCTCtagatctctaccctatatatatatatagcgaaTTCCATAGAATTGGACCGGCCGCCTAGAATCAAAAGGCACATCTGTTTTGGGTGCAGAGAGTCCCATGCCTTTCTTGGTCGGACCAAGCCAACTGGCGATTTCCGACAAGTCTTtcctctctctatatatatatacatgggaAAAGTAAGTATGGGGTtattccccatctaagcttagatagagaacccctcacatacaaatattttattatttgtttgaatttaaaacaaatacatggtccaccatgattttcatgattataaaaaccaaatgtgaggggttccccatcctTCTTTCTATAGGGGTTGACTATtgtaaaactaaatataaaaataaaacaaataagtaaTTAAGATGTTATTTTGGATGATAATAAAACTAatgtaaaaagatatataaagcataaatatatatatatatatatattgatgcatcGAGATTTTAATGTCTAATGACttctaattataataaaaaatgattatttaatttcttttatgttaaacgtttattttacttaaattcCAACTATAAAAAACGAATTTAAGATTATGATAAAAAGTAGGaaaaaatactaaatatttAGGCTATTTGTTTGCACATGTACgctactagtatatatatatatatatatattatttttgtacttCAGGTGATAATTATTAAAGACTTATAACAACACCAAATCTTTATGAtaaatattatgattatgatatcaGTTGTATATCATGTAGGACATGTTTGCTGGTGGTACCGATACTACATCAACAACCGTAGAGATGGCAATCAGTGAGCTAGTAAGACATCCGTTAATAATGAAGAAATTACAACAAGAAGTAACAGAAGTAGCAAAAGGAAGATCTATGATCATTGATGTGGATTTGGAGAAAATGCCATACCTTACCGCAGTCGTAAAAGAGACCTTGCGCTTACATCCACCTGCCCCACTTCTTACGCCTCGAATGTCAACACAAGATGTAAAACTATTGGGTTATGACATTCCAGAAGGCACACAAGTGCTAGTCAATGCTTGGGCAATTGGAAGAGATCCTGCCTTGTGGGAAGATCCAAATGAGTTTAGGCCAGAGAGGTTCTTAAATAATTTGATTAGGTATAAAGGCCAACAATTTAACTGGCTTCCATTTGGTGCTGGTCGAAGAGAATGTCCTGGGATCCAATTTGGAGTAGTTGTCACTGAGCTTGTATTAGCGAATATTATTTCCAGGTTTGATTTGGCATTGCCAAATGGGTTCAAAGATGAGGATTTGGACATGAATGAGACATGTGGTATAGTGGTTCGTAGAACATCCCCTTTAATGGTTATACCAAGTGCTCGGTTTTAGTTGTTGCCATGTGTAACCATACAAGATTAGGAGCATTTGATGTTATCATAGATCCAATAATTATATGTGTGCTTGGTTTTCTTAATGATATACGtatgttttattaaataaaaggatgtgggttattgtttttttaaaacattaaatttaAGCTCAGTGGAAATTTTTAGATATGCTATAAGCCCTACCGTTAGAATGGTTAATTTCAGAAAACTCTAATTCCATTCGATTTCGAACACCAGATCACGAAGCTTTAAATTACCACACAGTACAAGtaattaattttctttcaagatttacatattaatatacgagcatggtatccatgcaatgcggcgacggtagCGAGGAAtgtggtttagtggtgtcggtgatggtgatattggtggtggtggcggtgtgaAATGGTGTacgttgatgtaattgtgatagtgaaaaaattttagaagttaagggcttaaagtgttaattattaaaattaatgtttagagtataaattaattcattaagggcaaatttgatattttataaaaacttttttcatagtgggtgtttattaagggtagtTTAGTAATTTCATATGTAACTATTTTTAGGGACAAGTGCCTGaaaatgtaactaagtatggTCAAATGTATATTGTAAGAaccaactatcagttttgaatattgtatgtaagtgacttggtaaaagagtctaaaacattaaaaagtggCATGTTCCATCATTAGCCGGTAAATATTTAAGTGAATGgaaatgtaactaagtatggCCAAATATTTATTGTAGGAATCAACTAtcagttttggatattgtatggaagtaacttggtacaagtcactttttaatgatggaacaagtcactttttaatgttttagactcttttaccaagttacttccatacaatatccaaaactgatagttggttcctacaatagacatttggtcatacttagttacattttAGGACacatatctatttttaaaaatgggggtgtgataatttttataaaggagtaagaTTATATTGTTAGTTGGATTAGAGGAGAATTTCTTAGTCAAATTGGATTAGTGAAATTCTTAGAAATTCTTCCTCCTAAATTCTGCTCTAATCCAATTTAACTAAGAAATACTATAAGGGTTTTGATTTTGTGTGGTGTGGGTCAAAATTcataagaagaagaagggaagaTTGGAATTTTAATTTGCTTTTATTGTTTTCTTCTTGAGGTAATTGATTTGAGAAATTAGGATTCTTATTATTGAATTTGGATATTTTGCTATTTGGGGATTTTTAGAAAAGAACCCTAATGAAACTAAAAGGGAGAAATTAGAGGTAAATGCAAATGAGTTTTATAATGAAACCTCATAGTGATAAACCTTATGTTTTTGGGTGTTGGGCTAGAATTATGTTATGAAAATCAGTATGAAATTGTGTTGAATTGTTTTGTGAAGCCAAACACTAAATGAATGAGTTCATGATAAATTTAGTTTGGTAATGAAAGAAGAATTTGGATAATGAAACTCATAGATATGTATTGTATATGAATAGGTGATGGTGAAGACCACCTAAGTGTGCCTAATAGTCATGTATAGCCTAATAGCCAAattaaggtgagtgtatatgcatatgatcATGTTTTTGTTATTAGAAGTCATAGGTGGGTGAATTCCTATAACCCATATGTTTGTTGAATATAAatactagtaggtgggtaaattcctactagacAAATTGTGTTGATTTAACGAATgaaagctagtaggtgggtaaatttctACTAGCATAATTGATGTTTGATTATaaaagctagtaggtgggtcAATTCCTACTAGCATAATGTGAATTTGATTAggtgagctagtaggtgggtaaattcttACTAGCCAAATTGAATGATaaagactagtaggtgggtaaagtcctactagcataatccatggccatgttgaaaatgatttataatgatttttgtGTTAATGATTGATATGAATGAATTGGCTATCAAAAGATA
It encodes:
- the LOC122607681 gene encoding cytochrome P450 Tp4149-like; its protein translation is MTDFLHKMSLQNFFLFLISFITLMILIIQIIFPLDPKKKKLNLPPSPRKLPIIGNLHQLSSNPHRSLHAISQKHGPIMLLHLGSVPTLVASSAEAAQEILKTQDLSFCSRPKFTIPSIITYGCKDIALSPYGEHWRQLKSIAVVHLLSNSRVKSFQKVRVKEISRTIDILEKSCGSLVDLSALLFSLSNNIICTVAIGGTYDGSKLVNLLNEFLDLLIVFSVGSLVPWLGWIDRVSGVVGRAEKNAKEFDEFLEGLIEDHVNKKRSGGHQSDDQEESFIGILLDVQKDNTINFKIQRDSIKALILDMFAGGTDTTSTTVEMAISELVRHPLIMKKLQQEVTEVAKGRSMIIDVDLEKMPYLTAVVKETLRLHPPAPLLTPRMSTQDVKLLGYDIPEGTQVLVNAWAIGRDPALWEDPNEFRPERFLNNLIRYKGQQFNWLPFGAGRRECPGIQFGVVVTELVLANIISRFDLALPNGFKDEDLDMNETCGIVVRRTSPLMVIPSARF
- the LOC122607680 gene encoding alpha-isocomene synthase-like; its protein translation is MSLKPEKVVRPTANFPSSVWGDQFLSYEDEDLSGLEKQVEELKGGLKKEILETLNVPTQHAKLLKMIDAIQRLGVAYYFRDDIGQVLQHFYDAYGDHWKGDNPSIWFRLMRQNGYFVSSDVFNSYKDKDGAFKDPLENDIQGLLDLYEAAYLRVPEEVILDDALAYTKSRLNDIANDPLISSSIISSHIQEVLARPVHKTLPRLEALRYIPFYQQKASHNESLLKLAKLGFNLLQSLHKKELYQLSMWWKGFDVPTILSYARNRLIECYFWSLGVYYEPQYSESRMFLAKILSMETLLDDTYDAYGTYEELVKFTEALQRWSYTSLEGLPEKMKLVYQMLLNIYEDMEGILKKMGKAHHLNYIREAMMEYVGCYLKEAKWANERYIPTMEEHKEITVVSSGYKFTLIASFAAMGDIITDETFKWALTMPPLAKSCCVLCRTMDDLVTYKEEQERMHVASSIQCYMKEYDVSEQHVHDLFTKKVEDAWKEMNKESITCKDVELPIIMRVINLARVMDVLYKNKDHFTHVGPELINHIKCLLVDAIAT